The SAR116 cluster alpha proteobacterium HIMB100 genome has a window encoding:
- a CDS encoding cysteine desulfurase family protein (PFAM: Aminotransferase class-V) encodes MVAGRPVYLDYNATAPLRPEAAEAMMHALSQPANPSSVHQFGRAARALMDQARLQIAGALQVRPAELTFTSGGTEANNMVLSGFRTVIASSVEHDAVLAACPAAHLIAVDSQGVVDLSHLEQMLAGLSDEDRRGTLVSVMAANNETGVIQPLAEIGRLCRHYHVSFHSDMVQAFGKLVVDLDEACIDFLSLSGHKIGGPTGIGAVWCRSGKHLHSLLAGGGQEQGRRSGTENLSGICGFAAAAKFANPEELTPIRQWRDEAEQMITAQCPRIEIIGNTADRLANTSCLMLPGLTAQIAIMALDLAGFAVSSGAACSSGKVTSSHVLKAMGREEDADQVIRISAGWQTKQADMLGLAQALIDLYKRKAQ; translated from the coding sequence ATGGTGGCAGGACGGCCTGTCTATCTGGATTATAATGCTACCGCGCCGTTACGGCCTGAGGCAGCGGAAGCGATGATGCACGCCCTCAGCCAGCCAGCTAATCCATCTTCTGTACATCAGTTTGGCCGGGCGGCCCGGGCATTGATGGATCAGGCACGCCTGCAAATTGCTGGAGCCCTTCAGGTCAGACCTGCTGAGCTGACGTTCACAAGTGGCGGAACTGAGGCCAATAACATGGTTCTCTCTGGGTTTAGAACTGTTATTGCATCCTCAGTTGAACATGATGCCGTTTTGGCTGCCTGCCCGGCCGCCCATTTGATTGCGGTCGACAGCCAGGGGGTGGTTGACTTGTCTCATCTGGAGCAGATGTTGGCTGGTTTATCTGATGAAGACAGACGTGGAACGCTGGTGTCTGTCATGGCGGCCAATAATGAAACAGGTGTGATTCAGCCTCTTGCTGAAATTGGCAGATTATGCCGTCATTATCATGTGTCGTTTCATTCTGATATGGTTCAGGCATTTGGAAAGCTGGTTGTTGATCTGGATGAGGCCTGCATTGATTTTCTGTCTTTGTCTGGCCATAAAATCGGCGGGCCTACTGGTATAGGGGCTGTCTGGTGTCGCTCAGGCAAGCATTTGCATTCACTACTTGCTGGCGGAGGCCAGGAGCAAGGCCGCAGATCAGGTACTGAAAATCTGTCTGGAATTTGTGGATTTGCTGCTGCCGCAAAGTTTGCAAATCCAGAAGAATTGACGCCAATTCGACAATGGAGAGATGAGGCGGAACAGATGATTACCGCACAATGTCCGCGAATTGAAATTATTGGTAATACAGCTGACAGATTGGCAAATACCTCTTGTTTGATGTTGCCTGGCCTTACTGCACAAATAGCGATTATGGCTTTGGACCTCGCCGGTTTTGCGGTCAGCTCTGGGGCAGCCTGCTCATCAGGAAAGGTCACTTCAAGTCATGTGCTCAAGGCGATGGGCAGAGAAGAGGATGCCGATCAGGTCATCCGTATTTCGGCTGGATGGCAAACCAAACAGGCAGATATGCTCGGGCTTGCACAGGCGTTGATTGACCTTTATAAGCGCAAAGCGCAGTAA
- a CDS encoding ferredoxin (PFAM: 2Fe-2S iron-sulfur cluster binding domain) translates to MPKITFIKADGSEHALDVENGSTLMEAGRDHNMGLEGTCGGSLSCATCHVYFSDADYARVGAPSDDEMDMLELAFGLTETSRLGCQIRVDDTLDGLTVKVPDDL, encoded by the coding sequence ATGCCAAAAATTACATTCATCAAAGCAGACGGCAGTGAACATGCGCTAGATGTGGAGAACGGCTCCACGCTGATGGAAGCTGGCCGCGATCACAATATGGGCCTGGAAGGCACATGCGGCGGTAGCCTGTCATGTGCAACCTGCCATGTATATTTTTCTGATGCTGATTACGCCCGGGTAGGGGCGCCTTCTGATGACGAGATGGATATGCTGGAACTGGCCTTTGGCTTGACCGAAACATCGCGTCTAGGTTGCCAGATCAGAGTTGATGACACGTTAGATGGTTTGACAGTAAAGGTTCCTGACGATCTTTAA
- a CDS encoding tRNA (5-methylaminomethyl-2-thiouridylate)-methyltransferase (PFAM: tRNA methyl transferase~TIGRFAM: tRNA (5-methylaminomethyl-2-thiouridylate)-methyltransferase) gives MTSMVNTSQASLNSLGFAKPPEQTRVVVAMSGGVDSSVTAALLAEQGYEVIGITLQLYDHGVAVQAKGACCAGADIHDARMVAAALGIPHYVLDYESLFREQVMDDFADSYLAGHTPIPCVRCNQTVKFKDLLSTARELDADCLATGHYVRRELVDGTATLQRAVDDSKDQSYFLFATTPEQLAYLRFPLGAMTKAETRVLAEKFELVVSDKPDSQDICFVPNGRYGDVVRKLRPGAIEPGVIRHLDGAVLGQHNGVIDYTIGQRRGLGIGGRKTDGEDNSPLYVVGINASTHEVIVGPQSALACRDVYLTEMNWIAPDLVDMRAAQSKDGLPVQVKLRNTAPASAARLFANPDKDGADIKIELNEPEYGIAPGQAGVIYDGANNRLVLGGGWISDAPTKAFSLSV, from the coding sequence ATGACCAGCATGGTGAACACATCTCAAGCGTCTCTGAATTCTCTGGGGTTTGCCAAACCGCCGGAACAAACCCGTGTGGTTGTCGCCATGTCGGGTGGTGTGGACAGTTCGGTGACGGCCGCATTGCTGGCGGAGCAGGGTTACGAGGTCATCGGCATTACTTTGCAGCTTTATGATCATGGGGTAGCGGTTCAGGCGAAAGGGGCCTGTTGTGCGGGTGCAGATATTCATGATGCGCGCATGGTGGCAGCTGCTCTGGGTATTCCCCATTATGTTCTGGATTATGAAAGCCTGTTCCGCGAGCAGGTGATGGATGATTTTGCCGACAGCTATCTGGCCGGCCATACGCCTATCCCTTGTGTGCGGTGTAACCAGACAGTGAAATTCAAAGATCTTCTCAGCACCGCTCGCGAGCTGGATGCGGATTGTCTGGCAACAGGTCATTATGTCCGGCGTGAGCTGGTTGACGGGACAGCAACTCTGCAGAGAGCAGTCGATGACAGCAAAGATCAGTCTTATTTCCTGTTTGCCACCACACCTGAACAGCTGGCGTATTTGCGCTTTCCGCTTGGCGCTATGACAAAGGCCGAAACACGGGTCTTGGCAGAAAAATTTGAACTGGTGGTCAGTGATAAACCAGACAGTCAGGATATTTGTTTTGTGCCGAATGGCCGCTATGGTGATGTGGTCAGAAAGTTACGTCCCGGCGCGATAGAGCCAGGGGTGATCCGGCATCTGGATGGAGCTGTTCTTGGCCAGCATAATGGCGTGATTGACTATACAATTGGTCAGCGACGCGGCTTGGGAATTGGGGGACGTAAAACAGATGGTGAAGATAATTCCCCGCTTTATGTGGTCGGCATTAATGCCAGCACACATGAAGTAATTGTCGGGCCGCAATCAGCCCTGGCCTGCCGTGATGTTTACCTTACTGAAATGAACTGGATAGCGCCAGATCTTGTAGATATGCGCGCTGCACAATCGAAAGACGGGTTACCGGTGCAGGTCAAGCTGCGTAACACAGCCCCTGCATCAGCTGCCCGATTATTCGCGAACCCTGATAAAGACGGGGCAGATATCAAGATAGAGCTGAATGAACCTGAATATGGGATTGCCCCTGGTCAGGCAGGTGTGATTTACGACGGCGCAAACAACCGGCTTGTTCTGGGCGGTGGCTGGATTAGTGATGCGCCAACAAAGGCGTTCTCTTTGTCTGTATAA